From a region of the Mercurialis annua linkage group LG1-X, ddMerAnnu1.2, whole genome shotgun sequence genome:
- the LOC126687119 gene encoding uncharacterized protein LOC126687119 isoform X2: MEVAILPQEQKQNIQTHTRKALSGGSQKDLWRVVREGSLADVDLALALLKKNGGNINSRNMFGLTPLHIATWRNHIPIVRRLLIAGADPDARDGESGWSSLHRAFHFGHLAVASVLLQSSASITLEDSKSRTPVDLLSGPVLQAIGGGCDSVATEVFSWGSGTNYQLGTGNAHLQKLPCKVDALHGSLIKLVSAAKFHSVAISAHGEVYTWGFGRGGRLGHPDFDIHSGQAAVITPRQLTSGLGSRRVKAIAAAKHHTVLATESGEVFTWGSNREGQLGYTVDTQPTPRRVSSLRSRIVAVAAANKHTAAVSDSGEVFTWGCNREGQLGYGTSNSASNYTPRVVEYLKGKTFTGVAAAKYHTIVLGADGEVYTWGHRLVTPRRVIIARNLKKSGSVPLKFHRMERLHVSSIAAGMVHSLALTDDGTLFYWASSDPDLKCQQLFSFGGKKVVSISAGKYWNAVVTAVGDVYMWDGKEGKDKRPAVTRLHGVKKGTAISVGETHLLILGSLYHPVYPSGMSDCPQKQNLQVDDEVEEFNEDFMFDDPESNCMPSTIRKDDSEQRSAPSLLSLCEKVAADSLVEPRNAIQMLEIADTLEADNLKKHCEDIAIHNLDYILTVSSNAFASASPEILANLENLLDVRSSEPWSHRRLPTPTATFPVIINSEEEDSELDIPRTRDNHSKKSTFRAGEQRSDVFLETEDGINIVISQRVRALRKKLQQIEMLETKKSKGHILDDQQLAKLETRFALESSLVELGVPVEAVQLKTPVVVSSDAKGNKKAEVSRKQRRKSKLKVEVETVSGFTRTEVEPSLVKDSLDVEISENSMNKGKETTIFEESVGNQSSEELAMLVRKKENSDSTKSKISSPAVSKKKNRKGGLSMFLSGALDDSPKDTAPPPPQTPKNEGPAWGGRGAKTSKEYASLRTILDEQSKIKPSQPTRNKDDAVDLSDGRSDGKVMLSSFLSSKPIPVVAARTLEASEAERSPPPWASGTPPLPSRPSLRDIQLQQNNSHSPKTRTAGFSISTSQTQGSPSDSPGMNRWFKPESKSPSSIRSIQIEEKAMKDLKRFYSSVKIVKNST; the protein is encoded by the exons atggaGGTGGCAATTTTACCGCAAGAACAGAAGCAAAATATTCAGACTCACACTCGAAAGGCTTTATCTGGGGGTTCTCAGAAAGATTTGTGGCGTGTTGTGCGTGAAGGATCCTTGGCTGATGTAGATTTGGCTCTGGCACTACTTAAGAAGAATGGAGGTAATATTAATTCAAGAAACATGTTTGGCTTGACTCCACTTCATATCGCAACTTGGAGGAACCACATTCCCATTGTTAGGAGGCTTCTCATAGCTGGAGCTGACCCTGATGCTAGG GATGGAGAATCTGGATGGAGTAGCCTTCACAGGGCATTTCATTTTGGTCATCTTGCAGTAGCAAGTGTCCTTCTTCAGTCTAGTGCTTCAATTACATTGGAGGACTCTAAATCTCGCACTCCTGTTGATCTCCTGTCTGGGCCTGTATTACAGGCTATTGGAGGTGGATGTGATTCAG TGGCCACTGAGGTATTTAGCTGGGGAAGTGGAACCAATTATCAATTGGGAACTGGAAATGCTCATTTACAAAAGCTACCTTGCAAAGTTGATGCACTTCATGGTTCTTTAATTAAACTGGTCTCTGCTGCAAAGTTCCATAGTGTAGCAATTAGTGCTCATGGGGAGGTTTACACCTGGGGTTTTGGAAGGGGGGGCCGTCTTGGCCATCCGGATTTTGATATCCACAG CGGTCAAGCTGCAGTTATCACTCCCCGTCAGTTGACATCTGGTTTAGGGTCCCGGCGGGTGAAGGCAATTGCAGCTGCTAAACACCATACTGTTCTTGCTACTGAGAGTGGGGAAGTCTTTACTTGGGGATCTAATAGAG AGGGTCAACTTGGCTATACTGTGGATACTCAACCCACACCTCGAAGAGTGAGTTCTCTGAGGTCAAGGATTGTTGCTGTTGCGGCAGCAAATAAACACACAGCTGCAGTTTCTGATTCTGGTGAAGTTTTCACATGGGGCTGTAATCGGGAGGGTCAACTTGGTTATGGCACTTCTAACTCCGCATCCAACTATACTCCAAGAGTTGTCGAATACTTGAAAGGCAAGACTTTTACAGGAGTTGCAGCAGCTAAATATCACACAATTGTATTAGGAGCTGATGGAGAG GTATATACATGGGGTCATCGGCTTGTTACACCAAGACGTGTTATAATTGCAAGGAACCTGAAGAAAAGTGGTAGTGTGCCTTTGAAGTTTCATCGCATGGAGCGGCTTCATGTGTCATCTATAGCTGCAGGAATGGTTCACAGCTTGGCTCTAACAGACGATGGCACATTATTTTATTGGGCGTCTTCAGACCCTGACCTTAAATGCCAACAG CTATTTTCATTCGGTGGGAAAAAAGTAGTAAGCATTTCTGCGGGGAAGTACTGGAATGCTGTGGTTACGGCTGTGGGTGATGTTTATATGTGGGACGGAAAAGAAGGTAAAGATAAACGGCCAGCTGTCACAAGGTTACATGGTGTAAAAAAGGGCACTGCAATATCAGTTGGTGAAACACATCTCTTGATTCTTGGTTCTCTCTATCATCCTGTCTATCCTTCCGGCATGTCTGATTGTCCTCAGAAGCAAAACTTACAAGTTGATGATGAAGTAGAAGAGTTCAACGAAGATTTTATGTTTGATGATCCAGAATCTAATTGCATGCCTTCCACCATTCGGAAGGATGATTCTGAGCAAAGGTCTGCACCAAGCTTATTATCTCTCTGCGAAAAAGTGGCCGCAGATAGTTTAGTTGAGCCACGAAATGCCATACAGATGCTTGAAATTGCTGATACACTCGAGGCAGACAATCTGAAGAAGCATTGCGAG GACATTGCTATTCACAACCTTGACTACATTTTAACAGTTTCTTCCAATGCTTTTGCAAGTGCTTCACCTGAAATTCTAGCTAATCTTGAAAATCTACTAGATGTAAGGTCATCTGAACCTTGGAGTCATCGTAGGCTCCCAACTCCAACCGCTACTTTTCCTGTAATTATTAATAGTGAAGAGGAAGATAGTGAACTTGACATTCCAAGGACACGAGACAACCACAGCAAGAAGTCCACCTTCAGGGCTGGAGAACAAAGATCAGACGTGTTTCTAGAAACTGAAGATGGTATTAATATCGTCATCTCTCAAAGAGTTCGTGCATTAAGAAAGAAATTGCAGCAAATTGAGATGCTCGAAACCAAGAAGTCAAAGGGGCATATTCTCGATGACCAACAACTTGCAAAGCTTGAAACAAGGTTCGCTCTTGAAAGTTCATTGGTTGAGCTGGGTGTCCCGGTTGAGGCGGTGCAGTTAAAAACGCCAGTTGTAGTTTCATCAGATGCCAAAGGAAATAAGAAGGCGGAGGTTTCTAGAAAACAAAGGAGAAAGAGCAAACTAAAGGTAGAAGTGGAAACAGTGTCTGGGTTTACTCGAACTGAAGTTGAACCGAGCCTTGTAAAGGATTCATTAGATGTTGAGATCTCTGAGAATTCCATGAATAAG GGGAAAGAAACCACTATATTTGAAGAAAGTGTAGGAAACCAATCCTCGGAAGAACTTGCTATGCTTGTtcgaaagaaagaaaattccGACTCAACCAAAAGTAAAATTTCATCTCCAGCAGTATCTAAGAAGAAAAATCGCAAGGGTGGGCTTTCAATGTTTTTGAGTGGTGCTCTGGATGACTCCCCGAAAGACACTGCTCCACCTCCTCCACAAACACCTAAAAATGAGGGCCCTGCTTGGGGTGGGCGTGGGGCTAAGACCTCTAAAGAATACGCGTCACTTCGTACAATCCTGGATGAGCAGAGCAAGATTAAGCCGAGCCAACCAACAAGGAATAAAGACGATGCGGTTGATCTCTCTGATGGTAGAAGTGATGGGAAAGTTATGCTGAGTTCCTTCTTGTCTTCAAAACCAATACCTGTAGTTGCAGCACGGACTTTGGAGGCATCTGAAGCAGAAAGAAGCCCACCTCCCTGGGCTTCTGGAACTCCTCCGCTTCCTTCGCGGCCATCACTCAGAGACATCCAATTGCAGCAG AATAATTCTCATAGTCCGAAGACAAGGACGGCTGGATTCTCAATTTCAACCAGTCAGACTCAGGGCTCACCGTCAGATTCTCCAGGGATGAACCGCTGGTTTAAACCTGAGAGCAAGTCGCCCTCATCGATTCGTTCAATTCAGATCGAAGAGAAGGCTATGAAGGACTTGAAGCGGTTCTACAGCAGCGTCAAGATTGTGAAGAACTCGACTTGA
- the LOC126687119 gene encoding uncharacterized protein LOC126687119 isoform X1, translating into MEVAILPQEQKQNIQTHTRKALSGGSQKDLWRVVREGSLADVDLALALLKKNGGNINSRNMFGLTPLHIATWRNHIPIVRRLLIAGADPDARDGESGWSSLHRAFHFGHLAVASVLLQSSASITLEDSKSRTPVDLLSGPVLQAIGGGCDSVATEVFSWGSGTNYQLGTGNAHLQKLPCKVDALHGSLIKLVSAAKFHSVAISAHGEVYTWGFGRGGRLGHPDFDIHSGQAAVITPRQLTSGLGSRRVKAIAAAKHHTVLATESGEVFTWGSNREGQLGYTVDTQPTPRRVSSLRSRIVAVAAANKHTAAVSDSGEVFTWGCNREGQLGYGTSNSASNYTPRVVEYLKGKTFTGVAAAKYHTIVLGADGEQVYTWGHRLVTPRRVIIARNLKKSGSVPLKFHRMERLHVSSIAAGMVHSLALTDDGTLFYWASSDPDLKCQQLFSFGGKKVVSISAGKYWNAVVTAVGDVYMWDGKEGKDKRPAVTRLHGVKKGTAISVGETHLLILGSLYHPVYPSGMSDCPQKQNLQVDDEVEEFNEDFMFDDPESNCMPSTIRKDDSEQRSAPSLLSLCEKVAADSLVEPRNAIQMLEIADTLEADNLKKHCEDIAIHNLDYILTVSSNAFASASPEILANLENLLDVRSSEPWSHRRLPTPTATFPVIINSEEEDSELDIPRTRDNHSKKSTFRAGEQRSDVFLETEDGINIVISQRVRALRKKLQQIEMLETKKSKGHILDDQQLAKLETRFALESSLVELGVPVEAVQLKTPVVVSSDAKGNKKAEVSRKQRRKSKLKVEVETVSGFTRTEVEPSLVKDSLDVEISENSMNKGKETTIFEESVGNQSSEELAMLVRKKENSDSTKSKISSPAVSKKKNRKGGLSMFLSGALDDSPKDTAPPPPQTPKNEGPAWGGRGAKTSKEYASLRTILDEQSKIKPSQPTRNKDDAVDLSDGRSDGKVMLSSFLSSKPIPVVAARTLEASEAERSPPPWASGTPPLPSRPSLRDIQLQQNNSHSPKTRTAGFSISTSQTQGSPSDSPGMNRWFKPESKSPSSIRSIQIEEKAMKDLKRFYSSVKIVKNST; encoded by the exons atggaGGTGGCAATTTTACCGCAAGAACAGAAGCAAAATATTCAGACTCACACTCGAAAGGCTTTATCTGGGGGTTCTCAGAAAGATTTGTGGCGTGTTGTGCGTGAAGGATCCTTGGCTGATGTAGATTTGGCTCTGGCACTACTTAAGAAGAATGGAGGTAATATTAATTCAAGAAACATGTTTGGCTTGACTCCACTTCATATCGCAACTTGGAGGAACCACATTCCCATTGTTAGGAGGCTTCTCATAGCTGGAGCTGACCCTGATGCTAGG GATGGAGAATCTGGATGGAGTAGCCTTCACAGGGCATTTCATTTTGGTCATCTTGCAGTAGCAAGTGTCCTTCTTCAGTCTAGTGCTTCAATTACATTGGAGGACTCTAAATCTCGCACTCCTGTTGATCTCCTGTCTGGGCCTGTATTACAGGCTATTGGAGGTGGATGTGATTCAG TGGCCACTGAGGTATTTAGCTGGGGAAGTGGAACCAATTATCAATTGGGAACTGGAAATGCTCATTTACAAAAGCTACCTTGCAAAGTTGATGCACTTCATGGTTCTTTAATTAAACTGGTCTCTGCTGCAAAGTTCCATAGTGTAGCAATTAGTGCTCATGGGGAGGTTTACACCTGGGGTTTTGGAAGGGGGGGCCGTCTTGGCCATCCGGATTTTGATATCCACAG CGGTCAAGCTGCAGTTATCACTCCCCGTCAGTTGACATCTGGTTTAGGGTCCCGGCGGGTGAAGGCAATTGCAGCTGCTAAACACCATACTGTTCTTGCTACTGAGAGTGGGGAAGTCTTTACTTGGGGATCTAATAGAG AGGGTCAACTTGGCTATACTGTGGATACTCAACCCACACCTCGAAGAGTGAGTTCTCTGAGGTCAAGGATTGTTGCTGTTGCGGCAGCAAATAAACACACAGCTGCAGTTTCTGATTCTGGTGAAGTTTTCACATGGGGCTGTAATCGGGAGGGTCAACTTGGTTATGGCACTTCTAACTCCGCATCCAACTATACTCCAAGAGTTGTCGAATACTTGAAAGGCAAGACTTTTACAGGAGTTGCAGCAGCTAAATATCACACAATTGTATTAGGAGCTGATGGAGAG CAGGTATATACATGGGGTCATCGGCTTGTTACACCAAGACGTGTTATAATTGCAAGGAACCTGAAGAAAAGTGGTAGTGTGCCTTTGAAGTTTCATCGCATGGAGCGGCTTCATGTGTCATCTATAGCTGCAGGAATGGTTCACAGCTTGGCTCTAACAGACGATGGCACATTATTTTATTGGGCGTCTTCAGACCCTGACCTTAAATGCCAACAG CTATTTTCATTCGGTGGGAAAAAAGTAGTAAGCATTTCTGCGGGGAAGTACTGGAATGCTGTGGTTACGGCTGTGGGTGATGTTTATATGTGGGACGGAAAAGAAGGTAAAGATAAACGGCCAGCTGTCACAAGGTTACATGGTGTAAAAAAGGGCACTGCAATATCAGTTGGTGAAACACATCTCTTGATTCTTGGTTCTCTCTATCATCCTGTCTATCCTTCCGGCATGTCTGATTGTCCTCAGAAGCAAAACTTACAAGTTGATGATGAAGTAGAAGAGTTCAACGAAGATTTTATGTTTGATGATCCAGAATCTAATTGCATGCCTTCCACCATTCGGAAGGATGATTCTGAGCAAAGGTCTGCACCAAGCTTATTATCTCTCTGCGAAAAAGTGGCCGCAGATAGTTTAGTTGAGCCACGAAATGCCATACAGATGCTTGAAATTGCTGATACACTCGAGGCAGACAATCTGAAGAAGCATTGCGAG GACATTGCTATTCACAACCTTGACTACATTTTAACAGTTTCTTCCAATGCTTTTGCAAGTGCTTCACCTGAAATTCTAGCTAATCTTGAAAATCTACTAGATGTAAGGTCATCTGAACCTTGGAGTCATCGTAGGCTCCCAACTCCAACCGCTACTTTTCCTGTAATTATTAATAGTGAAGAGGAAGATAGTGAACTTGACATTCCAAGGACACGAGACAACCACAGCAAGAAGTCCACCTTCAGGGCTGGAGAACAAAGATCAGACGTGTTTCTAGAAACTGAAGATGGTATTAATATCGTCATCTCTCAAAGAGTTCGTGCATTAAGAAAGAAATTGCAGCAAATTGAGATGCTCGAAACCAAGAAGTCAAAGGGGCATATTCTCGATGACCAACAACTTGCAAAGCTTGAAACAAGGTTCGCTCTTGAAAGTTCATTGGTTGAGCTGGGTGTCCCGGTTGAGGCGGTGCAGTTAAAAACGCCAGTTGTAGTTTCATCAGATGCCAAAGGAAATAAGAAGGCGGAGGTTTCTAGAAAACAAAGGAGAAAGAGCAAACTAAAGGTAGAAGTGGAAACAGTGTCTGGGTTTACTCGAACTGAAGTTGAACCGAGCCTTGTAAAGGATTCATTAGATGTTGAGATCTCTGAGAATTCCATGAATAAG GGGAAAGAAACCACTATATTTGAAGAAAGTGTAGGAAACCAATCCTCGGAAGAACTTGCTATGCTTGTtcgaaagaaagaaaattccGACTCAACCAAAAGTAAAATTTCATCTCCAGCAGTATCTAAGAAGAAAAATCGCAAGGGTGGGCTTTCAATGTTTTTGAGTGGTGCTCTGGATGACTCCCCGAAAGACACTGCTCCACCTCCTCCACAAACACCTAAAAATGAGGGCCCTGCTTGGGGTGGGCGTGGGGCTAAGACCTCTAAAGAATACGCGTCACTTCGTACAATCCTGGATGAGCAGAGCAAGATTAAGCCGAGCCAACCAACAAGGAATAAAGACGATGCGGTTGATCTCTCTGATGGTAGAAGTGATGGGAAAGTTATGCTGAGTTCCTTCTTGTCTTCAAAACCAATACCTGTAGTTGCAGCACGGACTTTGGAGGCATCTGAAGCAGAAAGAAGCCCACCTCCCTGGGCTTCTGGAACTCCTCCGCTTCCTTCGCGGCCATCACTCAGAGACATCCAATTGCAGCAG AATAATTCTCATAGTCCGAAGACAAGGACGGCTGGATTCTCAATTTCAACCAGTCAGACTCAGGGCTCACCGTCAGATTCTCCAGGGATGAACCGCTGGTTTAAACCTGAGAGCAAGTCGCCCTCATCGATTCGTTCAATTCAGATCGAAGAGAAGGCTATGAAGGACTTGAAGCGGTTCTACAGCAGCGTCAAGATTGTGAAGAACTCGACTTGA
- the LOC126687119 gene encoding uncharacterized protein LOC126687119 isoform X3, producing the protein MEDGESGWSSLHRAFHFGHLAVASVLLQSSASITLEDSKSRTPVDLLSGPVLQAIGGGCDSVATEVFSWGSGTNYQLGTGNAHLQKLPCKVDALHGSLIKLVSAAKFHSVAISAHGEVYTWGFGRGGRLGHPDFDIHSGQAAVITPRQLTSGLGSRRVKAIAAAKHHTVLATESGEVFTWGSNREGQLGYTVDTQPTPRRVSSLRSRIVAVAAANKHTAAVSDSGEVFTWGCNREGQLGYGTSNSASNYTPRVVEYLKGKTFTGVAAAKYHTIVLGADGEQVYTWGHRLVTPRRVIIARNLKKSGSVPLKFHRMERLHVSSIAAGMVHSLALTDDGTLFYWASSDPDLKCQQLFSFGGKKVVSISAGKYWNAVVTAVGDVYMWDGKEGKDKRPAVTRLHGVKKGTAISVGETHLLILGSLYHPVYPSGMSDCPQKQNLQVDDEVEEFNEDFMFDDPESNCMPSTIRKDDSEQRSAPSLLSLCEKVAADSLVEPRNAIQMLEIADTLEADNLKKHCEDIAIHNLDYILTVSSNAFASASPEILANLENLLDVRSSEPWSHRRLPTPTATFPVIINSEEEDSELDIPRTRDNHSKKSTFRAGEQRSDVFLETEDGINIVISQRVRALRKKLQQIEMLETKKSKGHILDDQQLAKLETRFALESSLVELGVPVEAVQLKTPVVVSSDAKGNKKAEVSRKQRRKSKLKVEVETVSGFTRTEVEPSLVKDSLDVEISENSMNKGKETTIFEESVGNQSSEELAMLVRKKENSDSTKSKISSPAVSKKKNRKGGLSMFLSGALDDSPKDTAPPPPQTPKNEGPAWGGRGAKTSKEYASLRTILDEQSKIKPSQPTRNKDDAVDLSDGRSDGKVMLSSFLSSKPIPVVAARTLEASEAERSPPPWASGTPPLPSRPSLRDIQLQQNNSHSPKTRTAGFSISTSQTQGSPSDSPGMNRWFKPESKSPSSIRSIQIEEKAMKDLKRFYSSVKIVKNST; encoded by the exons ATGGAG GATGGAGAATCTGGATGGAGTAGCCTTCACAGGGCATTTCATTTTGGTCATCTTGCAGTAGCAAGTGTCCTTCTTCAGTCTAGTGCTTCAATTACATTGGAGGACTCTAAATCTCGCACTCCTGTTGATCTCCTGTCTGGGCCTGTATTACAGGCTATTGGAGGTGGATGTGATTCAG TGGCCACTGAGGTATTTAGCTGGGGAAGTGGAACCAATTATCAATTGGGAACTGGAAATGCTCATTTACAAAAGCTACCTTGCAAAGTTGATGCACTTCATGGTTCTTTAATTAAACTGGTCTCTGCTGCAAAGTTCCATAGTGTAGCAATTAGTGCTCATGGGGAGGTTTACACCTGGGGTTTTGGAAGGGGGGGCCGTCTTGGCCATCCGGATTTTGATATCCACAG CGGTCAAGCTGCAGTTATCACTCCCCGTCAGTTGACATCTGGTTTAGGGTCCCGGCGGGTGAAGGCAATTGCAGCTGCTAAACACCATACTGTTCTTGCTACTGAGAGTGGGGAAGTCTTTACTTGGGGATCTAATAGAG AGGGTCAACTTGGCTATACTGTGGATACTCAACCCACACCTCGAAGAGTGAGTTCTCTGAGGTCAAGGATTGTTGCTGTTGCGGCAGCAAATAAACACACAGCTGCAGTTTCTGATTCTGGTGAAGTTTTCACATGGGGCTGTAATCGGGAGGGTCAACTTGGTTATGGCACTTCTAACTCCGCATCCAACTATACTCCAAGAGTTGTCGAATACTTGAAAGGCAAGACTTTTACAGGAGTTGCAGCAGCTAAATATCACACAATTGTATTAGGAGCTGATGGAGAG CAGGTATATACATGGGGTCATCGGCTTGTTACACCAAGACGTGTTATAATTGCAAGGAACCTGAAGAAAAGTGGTAGTGTGCCTTTGAAGTTTCATCGCATGGAGCGGCTTCATGTGTCATCTATAGCTGCAGGAATGGTTCACAGCTTGGCTCTAACAGACGATGGCACATTATTTTATTGGGCGTCTTCAGACCCTGACCTTAAATGCCAACAG CTATTTTCATTCGGTGGGAAAAAAGTAGTAAGCATTTCTGCGGGGAAGTACTGGAATGCTGTGGTTACGGCTGTGGGTGATGTTTATATGTGGGACGGAAAAGAAGGTAAAGATAAACGGCCAGCTGTCACAAGGTTACATGGTGTAAAAAAGGGCACTGCAATATCAGTTGGTGAAACACATCTCTTGATTCTTGGTTCTCTCTATCATCCTGTCTATCCTTCCGGCATGTCTGATTGTCCTCAGAAGCAAAACTTACAAGTTGATGATGAAGTAGAAGAGTTCAACGAAGATTTTATGTTTGATGATCCAGAATCTAATTGCATGCCTTCCACCATTCGGAAGGATGATTCTGAGCAAAGGTCTGCACCAAGCTTATTATCTCTCTGCGAAAAAGTGGCCGCAGATAGTTTAGTTGAGCCACGAAATGCCATACAGATGCTTGAAATTGCTGATACACTCGAGGCAGACAATCTGAAGAAGCATTGCGAG GACATTGCTATTCACAACCTTGACTACATTTTAACAGTTTCTTCCAATGCTTTTGCAAGTGCTTCACCTGAAATTCTAGCTAATCTTGAAAATCTACTAGATGTAAGGTCATCTGAACCTTGGAGTCATCGTAGGCTCCCAACTCCAACCGCTACTTTTCCTGTAATTATTAATAGTGAAGAGGAAGATAGTGAACTTGACATTCCAAGGACACGAGACAACCACAGCAAGAAGTCCACCTTCAGGGCTGGAGAACAAAGATCAGACGTGTTTCTAGAAACTGAAGATGGTATTAATATCGTCATCTCTCAAAGAGTTCGTGCATTAAGAAAGAAATTGCAGCAAATTGAGATGCTCGAAACCAAGAAGTCAAAGGGGCATATTCTCGATGACCAACAACTTGCAAAGCTTGAAACAAGGTTCGCTCTTGAAAGTTCATTGGTTGAGCTGGGTGTCCCGGTTGAGGCGGTGCAGTTAAAAACGCCAGTTGTAGTTTCATCAGATGCCAAAGGAAATAAGAAGGCGGAGGTTTCTAGAAAACAAAGGAGAAAGAGCAAACTAAAGGTAGAAGTGGAAACAGTGTCTGGGTTTACTCGAACTGAAGTTGAACCGAGCCTTGTAAAGGATTCATTAGATGTTGAGATCTCTGAGAATTCCATGAATAAG GGGAAAGAAACCACTATATTTGAAGAAAGTGTAGGAAACCAATCCTCGGAAGAACTTGCTATGCTTGTtcgaaagaaagaaaattccGACTCAACCAAAAGTAAAATTTCATCTCCAGCAGTATCTAAGAAGAAAAATCGCAAGGGTGGGCTTTCAATGTTTTTGAGTGGTGCTCTGGATGACTCCCCGAAAGACACTGCTCCACCTCCTCCACAAACACCTAAAAATGAGGGCCCTGCTTGGGGTGGGCGTGGGGCTAAGACCTCTAAAGAATACGCGTCACTTCGTACAATCCTGGATGAGCAGAGCAAGATTAAGCCGAGCCAACCAACAAGGAATAAAGACGATGCGGTTGATCTCTCTGATGGTAGAAGTGATGGGAAAGTTATGCTGAGTTCCTTCTTGTCTTCAAAACCAATACCTGTAGTTGCAGCACGGACTTTGGAGGCATCTGAAGCAGAAAGAAGCCCACCTCCCTGGGCTTCTGGAACTCCTCCGCTTCCTTCGCGGCCATCACTCAGAGACATCCAATTGCAGCAG AATAATTCTCATAGTCCGAAGACAAGGACGGCTGGATTCTCAATTTCAACCAGTCAGACTCAGGGCTCACCGTCAGATTCTCCAGGGATGAACCGCTGGTTTAAACCTGAGAGCAAGTCGCCCTCATCGATTCGTTCAATTCAGATCGAAGAGAAGGCTATGAAGGACTTGAAGCGGTTCTACAGCAGCGTCAAGATTGTGAAGAACTCGACTTGA